The genomic interval GGATTGAACATATAGTCCAGTCTGCCACAAATTTTATATATGGCtgcaaatttcaaattacagTTTCATTCCTATTTTGGACTTGGAAGAAgggaatctgaaaattttcctTCAATGTTCATCATGCCCGCCTTGCTGCCTGTACCTTTGGACTGAGAAATTgatatttcatcaaatcatGCATGAGAATGATGGTGGGATACTAATATACCGTGGAAAAGGGTTCGATGATTCTAAACGAATAATGAAATTAATCGAGATCGTACATGATATCAAAAACGTGCCCTACACAGCATTGTTCTACATCGGACTCATATATACTAATATATACTTGAATTTCGTTTTCTCTGAACTACAATTTGATCAGCTAGCATGGACTTTCATCAGATGAAGCGATGATAATAATCTGAACAGGTTCGAGTTTTGGTCTACAATCGAGCTTGGCTCTACAAACAGGACAGATGGAACTGTGAGAAAGCCATGTATCCGCGCATTGGAGATGAAAGCCGTGGTTACAACCGGGAATCACCCTGGCCGGTTGTTCTGCCTCGATCTCGTCCAGGCACACCGCGCACTCTGTCCCCCTGACCAGCTCTTTCCCGTAAGCTTTCGGCAGCTTCTCGAGATCAGACGCCGATAAGCCGTTCTCGGGAACCTGCTTGACCGGTAACGCAGGCACTACCGCCGACTGAGTATTGGCGGCGAACCATAAGAGACAGATGTAGACCACGAACACTGCGCTCATGCCTACGCAGGGTAGGAAGAGCGCAAGGAAGATGGAGAAGAGCATTATTTCTCTTGCGGTCTTGGTTTAAAGAAATTAACCTAAGGCATATTTATACCAGGCATAAACATTATTCTAGGGATTGCTTACTTTGAATTAAACTGAGAAATTAAATGAGGATTTGGTAGCTGGAATCGAGTGGGTTACAGAGAGGAGCAACCGAGGTGACGTTATTGGATgggttgtgtgtgtgtgtataacgGTCGCATATGGAAGTGAGGGGCTCGTTTTGTTTTTGCAGTTTTGGTTTAGGTTTAGCGAATCAGTGAATACTATGCACGTTTTCGCAAGTTTTGGCAACTCTTTTACTGCGACGTGTGTTGGTGTGTACAGCTGTTGAGTCTCTTGGATGGGCCGAGCAACCTTGAATAGTAGAATTGAATATAATTCAATAGCAAAAGGCCCCTGCTTGAACCAATTGACTACAATTGATCtcgtttttctatttttatttatggAAGCAACGATGGTGTGTCCTTAAAGATTGTTTAGATCCGGAGACTaatctttgttttttgaaatCCGGAGACTAATCTAGATCGCGGAAATTTGTCAGAATGCTTCATCCCTCCCTCCTACAAAACGTGAACAAGTtaatattaaatatttttatagaCATGTGTATGAAAATATAGTAACTCTTACCAAATACTAACTAGATCACATCAAACAAATTTACATACTACCCTCTATTTGTCCATTTTGTGTCCATCCTTTTAAACCTATGTCATGTGTTTAATTGCTaaattattatctaaatatgagAAATTTGCCAGCCACTTTTCATTTGCACACTTTGTGTCTACTTTTTTAAACTTATGTCATGTGTCTTTTCTCAACtcaaaattaaataataattgagcaattggacacatgacatgagtttagaatGGTGCGCACAAGGTAGGCAGATAGAGGGTGGTCGACAAATTTGTTCCCTTAAATATAAGTTGAAAAAAGAcacatgacatgagtttagaaaGATAAACACAAAATGggcaaataaataattatcgGCAAATTTGTTCTCCTTGACCACATATAGCGATTTTTATTAGAATCAAATTAGTAGATATTTAGATGGTTATATCCAAGTGGCGAAATCGATTTGTCCAATTTTCAATGAGAAGGACCCAAATTATACAAAAGGGTGGTATAAAACAAGTCGAGTTGAATACGATAATCCGGGTACATTCATACCTTCAAGCCGGCCATATATACGTAGTTGTACACTTGTACTTGCACAATCTACAGATTACAGTAAATCATGTTGAACAACAGTAAAAATTTGATCGAATATGAAACAGAATCTCTCTATCCCCGACACGTAGAAGAATATTTGTCGctttatatataaatgtttATCATGCTCTGGTGACTCTGTACCTTCCATAGTCCACTCGAAGAAAAATGCAGGAGGCAAAGCACAACATCGTGATATTACAAACAGCTTCACTGTTGCTGTTGGTTTTGGTCTTAAATGGGTGTGCACAGACTCTTCCCCCTGCAAAGTACGATGGCTTCTTGTACGAGCATGGCCGAGGTGACCCGGATTCGATTCTGATCGAAGCTTTCTTTGACCCGGTCTGCCCGGACAGTCGAGATTCCTGGCCACCCCTCAAACAGGCCCTAGCCTTCTACGGCCCTCACGTCGCTCTTGTTGTTCACCTGTTGCCGCTGCCGTAAGTCGATTCGTTTACAGCTTTATATTGCTGCTTGGTCTGCTTTAATCAATTCCATGGTTTGATTTAAATTAGGGAATTGCTGACTtgttgaataaatatataaatgctTTTGATTATATAATCATAACCAGTTTCTGACCTTACTCACCTTAGCCTGTGGTACTGGAGTGATGAAAATTGTGTTGGTTTTGAAACTGCAGTTACCATGACAATGCGTTTGTTGCCTCTCGTGCTTTACACATTGTGAATAAGCTGAAACCATCTGCGACGTTTTCATTGTTGGAGTGGTTTTTCAAGAATCAGGTATAGCCGTATAGGATTAAATAACTTTGATCAGCTTTTGTAGCGTCACTTTTGTTCTGATTAGTATTGACTTCAACCGTTTGTGGTGCTTGTTTGTACTCGGATATATGGCTTCATTCGTATATTGAAAGGGAAGCATGATATAAATTTGGTTGAATGCGTTCCTATATAACTGGCTCTACCATCACCAAAAGCAGGGTGTTTTTCGAAAATAAACATTACTGATTGACTGGTTTTATGCTTGTTTTTCTGCTGTAGAACTTATTGTATATCAGTAGATAATGGAATTGGTAACATGAGCTAAAATGATAGTTATTCTTGATCATGTTTCATTTCTCAATCTGATCCGAATATTCAACAGGAGAGGTATTACAATGCTCAAACGCGCAACATGTCTAGGGCTTCCATAGTGGATGACTTAGTGAAGCAACTCACAGCAGTAATTGGGAACTCTTATCATAGTTCTCTGGAATCAGGCTTTACTGACCGGAAAACTGATCTCACAACAAGGGTTTCCTTCAAGGTGATGTACTATTGTTTTACAAATGCTTGAGTTACTTCTAGGCAGGCCATATGAATTGCAGCGTATCAAATACTCTCGTGTTCATTAGAATAGATTGATTTACTAAGGCGATTGAGAAACCGTAAGAAGATTAGAAAACAACAGTTGCTTTTTACCACTGATAATCTCATGTCGAATGTGTGTTCTGTCATGCAGTATAGTACTTCAAGAGGAGTGTATGGAACACCATTTTTCTATGTAAATGGATTTGTATTGCCTGATGCTGGCAACGCTAGAGACTTCAACGGATGGAAAAAAGTGCTCGACCCTTTAGTTGCAGCaccaaagaaacaagaaactctgcatttcttcctataaagGATATATAGCTAAATGGTTCAGGTTCTTGGTTGTCTGAAGAATGAATTCCACAATGTTATTTCAATGTGTATATGAATGAACCTGGCCATTAGGCCATgtaataaaatgaaaacagtCCGGTGTAATTTGGACCTGGTGTGTTTAAGAATCTTTTCCTATAATAGTGTTGCAATTGGCCTTGTGTTTCCAATTTTATGACTTGCATCAAATTACATTAATTAATCGTATATTAAAGGAGGCAGAAACCATATGTTAAAACAGAATATATCATCTATTGAGGCCCAAAATGTCAAAAGGCCCGGGCCCAAGGAGGGGGGAGGAGCAGTCAGGGCGAAAGTAAACTAATTGGGAGAAGGAAAGCGCAGGTGGTTAGGGTAGTTTAAGAGGATTGGGTTGGTATATAAACCAAGAGACACCGCTGTGTGCGAATTAGGGCGTAAAAGAAAAAACGAAGCCGTAGAACAGGGCTCTTTTTTGTGTGGAGCGCTACTTATCCCTTTTTCCAACATCACGGTATGCCCTCCTCTCCCCCAGATCCGACCCTCAcctctcctctcttctctGTTAATTTCTCTGCACcccttttttttctgttttttttttgctaattTTGGCCGCCtgttttgtttgtgtttgtgaGTTTTGGCCTTTTGGGAGTtagtttgttgttgttgtttgaaTTTGATGCATGTCTCTGATGAGGTTTGTttcgttttgttttgttttgtttgttgtgGCGGAAAAGATGGATCGGTACCAGAGAGTGGAGAAGCCAAAAGCAGAGACGCCTATTGATGAGAATGAGATTAGGATTACCAGCCAAGGGAGGATGCGCAACTACATCACTTACGCCATGACCCTACTTCAGGTATCCACTCAATTTTCGGCTTCTATGTTTTTTTGTTCAGTGTAGAAACGATGCCTGTTGTTTAGTTTGTTATTAATTATTGTAGCAGCCTCGAAGTTTAAGTGTTTAGAGTTGTGTGTTTAGAGTTTGTTAGCTATCGATATATGCAACTGGTCGGTAACATATACTGGAGTGAGTTGATAATgcaaattttttatatttaggCAATTTTCATGACTGATTAAGCATGTAGTATTCTGCTACTTGTTTTAAAGCTCTTGTCTGAGGGATAGGAATCATGTAGGCATAATATGTTGATTGCCACTATGCATTTCCTATGCTGTGTTGCATTTAGGGGAGTGTTTTAATTTCTGTAATATATTGCAGGACAAGGGATCGGATGAAATTGTCTTCAAGGCTATGGGAAGAGCTATCAACAAGACTGTGACGATTGTGGAGCTAATTAAGGTTAGATGTTTCATTGGTGTATCACTATGCTGGATGGTTATATGGTCACTAGAATAGAGAGGCTGACAAGGTAGTCATATTACTTTTATTCCAGAGAagaattgttggtcttcaccAGTATACTACAATTGGATCCACTGACATTACTGATACTTGGGAACCACTCGAGGAAGGCCTCCTCCCGTAAGAGTCCCTACTCTTTATCTATCTGCTGTACTTTTATCCCTTACGTCATAAATCAGTTTAGGCCTCATAGTGTTCTGTTCTATTCTACAGACTGGAGACAACAAGGCATGTGTCAATGATCGTCATAACGCTGTCAAAGAAGGAAGTCAATAAATCTACCATTGGGTGAGTTGTCTAGTAGCATATTGCCCTAGATTATGGACTTTTAGCACTTCAGTTATAAATATAGGAGTTTGGTTAACTTTTTTatgaatatgaaaatatattgaCACAAGAAATTACTGTTGCCATCAGATACCAGCCCCCATTACCTGCTGAATTGGTGAAGGCATCTGCAGAGATTGATTATGAAGGAGGTAGTGCCATTTAAGTAGCAACAAGTTAGTTTATTTCTCTTGGTTCACTTTGTAGATTATGTTATGTtcatttgtttattttgtattttgtaGAGGACTCACCTAGCGGCCGTGGCCGTGGCAGAGGaaggggaagggggaggggaAGGGGCAGATTCAGAGGTAGTGTTAAttactttttttataattgtttTCTGAATCTACAACCTTGATACTTCAGTTTCATACTTGCATTGCATCTTTGCATAAGTAGTTTATAAGGTTCTATAGATAAGTGGAGAGTTTTGTGATGCTTCTAGTAGGGAATTTGATGGAAGCAATTCTGTTGTAATTGCAGGAAACAATGGCTTTGTGCCTGAGTATGATGATGGAGGTTATGACCGCAGTGGGGGTGATTTCAGGGGCAGGGGTCGTGGTAGAGGTCGCAGTTTCCGAGGCCGTGGAAGGGGAGGGTACAATGGACCCCAGGCTGATGTGCAGCAAGATGGAGGATACAATGAAGAAGCACCTCCTCAAGGCGGCCGTGGTGAGTGTTTTTACTAACTGTGGTCTTCCTTACACATATATGCCTAGGAGTTGTCCCAATcgaatcaaatttttttttgagtacAATTGTCCGATTTGCTTTCTGTGTAGGCCGTGGCAGGGGAGGATATCGTGGAAGGGGCCGTGGCGGCTATAGGTCTAACGGGCCGATCCAGGTAGCTGCTTGAGTTGTGATATGGACGTCATTGAACGTGCTGCATATGGCCAGTGTCTACCAATGGGAGCCTTTATTATCCAATCTGTGTTTTCTATATTATCTTTCTGCATGATGATCGTTGTAGACCCTAGTTTAGTATCCTTTGAGGTAATCCTTCTTGTTTTGTTGTGTAGATGTAGGTGACATGTTTTTTAACATCTGGATTGATCAGCGCATTCTTTTATTATTACGGAGAATTTTGTTGAAGATTTCCTTCACCTCTATCAAAACATGATTTTAAGGTTATAGCACTATCATACCTTGGCTCACTAGTTCATAGAAGGCAAAGCATGCTAATGATTACCCACCATCGTATCAGTGAGGCTGAGGAAATTAAAATAGGGTTAATCCCTCATATGGTTTCTAAAATATGActatttggacaatttggtacctgatgtatgaaaacggacaatttggtacttgaagttctcatttgtaagtcattttggtacttctattaattttgatcatattttagggttattttcgtTATTTTAGCCAtgaactcattaaattcacatttttcttcatttcttcctataattctctctttggagataattaaattgatatatctactccacttagcatTTACTTTGCATATATCGaaatatttttgttcttgatatacttattgtatctaGGGCTGTCAATTTCGACACGACCCGATAACACGATTCAAAACCCGCACGAAATAAAACAGGTTGAACCCGATTAAAAAGTGGGTCAGCGGCGGGTCaaatgtaagatttttaatgtgttgaaaccccaacgtcatcttttggaattgttcagAGAGTATGCTCtgcattcttttcatccttacaagaagcatcacgatatgtctattttctctattcttggtaTTTCACAACTATCTGTCAATGCTACCAGCTTCATCTCGTTCTTTAATTAAGGGTTTCTTGGCTAAGAGTTTGTTATTTGCTAGGGGTTTTTATATCTATGGTTTTGCATGGGTGTGTGTACACATGCCggattgagcttttgtttatccTCTTTGTTGGAGTTTATCAGACATATGAGTTCAGGTTTTTTTGTCTCCTCAtttattagtttgatttcaataaattagGAGCAGTTTGccctattaaaaaaaatacaatataTAGTCTCTTCTGATCACAAAAAAACTCAGGGTTTTTTCTCTGAGAAGTTAGGAGGATGCACCGCCCCTCAATCACGTTTTCTCTACAAAACCCTAGCGCCATTTCCATGGCTTCTCTGCCCTCTTTACGATCTGCTCAGCCCTCCACTCTCTCTGCCTAACAAATTCTCTTCATAGTTGCCTTTGTCATGACGTCGATTGATGCTATGATTGCCAGTTTTTCTCGAACTTTGGCCCTTGCCTCTGAGGTGGTTCTGTTCGCCAGGCACGTCAGTTCTTCCTCCTAGGTCGTCCGCTCACTCGTTGTTCCGTCAATCCGATGGCATTCATCAATCACTTCCATTGCACTTGGCTTGTTTCTCGTGCGTTTCAGGTTCAAGAACGAGGTGAAAAATGTATTCATGGCTTCCTTTGATGTCGTCGTTGACCGGAGTAAGGTTCTGAAGGGTGGTGTTTGGTGCTATGAAAGAGCGTCGGTGGTGTGGGTTTCGTATGATGGTATTACCCCGATCCCGGCTGTACCTTTGGATCACTTCTGAGTTTAGGTGAAGGTTATAATCTTCCACCTTTGTCTGAAGATCCGGGGGACTTCAATATGATTGGAAACCTACTTGGGGAGTTTCTGGACTATGACAAGAAAGAGTTTCGTTGGGGTCGCATCCGCATCCTGATCAAGCATTACATTTAGAACCCTATTCAGTTGGAACGTCAGGTTGTTCTGGAACCAGGGGTGGAACCGATGTTGAGGTTTGAGTTCCTTTGGATGCAGGGTAGATGCACATGGTGTGAGTTGGCACACATGCAGGGGTGCGTTGTACATCCCAGTTGAGAACTGCAACTAGTATATCTCAGGTTCCCGTGTCACTAGCTCAATCATGGGGTCCTCCACCTAGCTTTGAATTTCGGGCTAGTTCAGCCGCACCTACATCATCTCAAGTTTCACCTTCAAGGCTTTCTGGGAAGAAGACATGCCGAGTTGCTCGGAAATTGGATATGGACTTCGATGTGGTTAATGGTCCAGTTATAGGGAAACAAAGTACCTCAACTTGTGTTGGAGGGAATGGAGGTTCGCCCTCTACATGTAATATTGGTATTGTTGATTCTGGTATTGACTCTAGTGTTGCTTAGGATACGGTGGTGTCACCAGAGAAGAAGTCTCGGAAACGAGGTAGAACAGGGTAGCTTCTCCATCTCCCAAGAAGATCAAGACCATATTGGGTGGTTGTGTCCCAATCTTGCGGCCAGAGGCTCTAAGGCTATCAGAAGCTGATTTGGAATCACCGATAGCTTccttgaagaagaagagaggtgGGTGGTTGTTGAGGAGCAAGAACGAAGTGCCCAAGCCTAGTAAGAAGCTGGGCCATTTGGCTCCGCGGATGAAGCTTTCTTCTCGGTCTGTTGGCAAGATGGTTAGCCCTGATAAGGGCAAATAGGTCGCTTAGATCTCAGTGTCCCTCACCTAAGCTATGCGGGAGTGAATTCTGTTTATTTTACTCTAGATACTATTTGTTGCACACCAATTGAGGTCTTAAATAACTGTAATATCTTCTATGGGGGTTTAATAGACTGATCAGTTCATCATtagtagtttaggtttatttgtgCGTAATCTATAATAAATGTTACTTGTCATAGGTTGTTACTTGTACCAGGTGACTTTGTTACCACCTTGTTTATCTAAGTTCAGGTTAACTGATGATGTATGTGTCTTTTGGAATGGTTGgttaataaaactatcgttTTCTCAAAATAAGTTAACTAGCCTGCTTGTGAGTAAGCAAGTAAAAGAACTCGCCCTCGCAGCCGGAAATCCACTTTGGCAGCCTGGGGCATTCAAAATCAATGCAACTAACGAGAGCGAGCACGCTGAGGTTTCCGTTGCCTTTTCGTGTAAATACCTTAGGGCATTAGAGGAGAGCATCATGTTTATGCAGAGACAAATGGACAGAGCTTGGAGCCTTGGAGGCCATAGTTTGAACTTcactcattctgtacctatgAGAACTGGATGATCGAGTCGAGCATTAATAATTGAGACTGATTAATTAACTACTTAATTATACTATATCACCCCGAGTCTGAAAAACATACGGGCAAGCaaagagaattcatatttgttGTCAAACCCAGTGTGAGATTGTAGATAAAGGATGTAGGTATGCTGATCTGTTAAAAGGCTGACTTCTGATGGAGGTTGGTGTAATTGTGTAATGTGCAAGAATTGACTTCCAATCATTCAAGCACCAACACCAAATTCTCCTAACTAATTCATGATCCTCTGCCAGAAAATGCGCCTAAGAAACTTGAAACAACCTTCATTTGTGTATGTATTTTATGCATCAACTAGCAGAAAATTCTTAGAAACCTTTAGGTCTTCATtctaatcaaaacataaacgcCAGGACTTCTTATGATTGATTTCCAAACCCCAATCTCAGTAGCGGTGGTTAATTATAATGGCCAGCTCTCTACGCCCGCCCCTTGCTACATAAACTATTGCAAGTCCATGCATGGACTCTTTCAAAACGCTTGACGGTGCCACATTCACATGGCAACTGTAACGAGAATAGCTGTACTGAATGAAATAGCAAACTCGTCCTTAACTCCAAATTCTTctgtttaaaaagaaaacagcAAAAAATTGTTTGCTTGGCAGAGAGGAGAAGAATTAGGTTTGGATTTGGCTAGATCAATATACGTGTGCTTCCCTACAAAATGTCGGACCGGGGTTAATAAAGTTAGTATATTATGTTGAAATCGACGGTGGGGGAGGATATGCTTTTATCCTATTGTAATTCTAAACAAAGCATATATTCGTAAACTAGTAGAACTCATCACATTCAGAATCTGAATAATAACAAAAAGGGGGAAAATCATGTGCATTACACATGAACAATAGTGGCCTTGTATGTGCGTTCATAATATGCGTCAAAAGAAATACCATGTGATCGAACCAGTGTGATATGAACCtacatataatatttttgtcattttatcTTCGAGTAGCAACAACCTCTGCAACCTgcaaaccctaaactctaaattaaCCAAAATTTTGGATTAACGAGTTCTTTTTGATATATATCTATTCACGGCTTTCCTGTTGGGAATGAGCATGTGGGAGTGTGAGAGAGATGATGAGAGGACTATATAGAACATTAGAACGTGGGTATAATTGACTGAAACGATTCAGACTTCGCAGGGATGATGAACTTTCAATTATAATACACATAAAATCATATCATAATTTACGTTCAATCCGGCTGCAGAGGAACCCATGTGAGCCAGTGTCATTGCTTCATCTGTTTCGTCCCGGTGCCTTATTTAAGGGGAAACATCTTGCTTAGAGATCCAAATATCTGTAAATACAGCAAACACAGTCAATCTGCTCTGAGCTAGTTAGCAAGAAGTAATATTAAGAATGGAGGCCATGGCCAAACTCGTTTCTGCATTGGCAATCTTGCTCAGTGTTTCTACATACGTTCATGGATTCACTGCTTCTGGGTTCACTAGAGGTCACGCCACATTCTATGGAGGAAGTGATGCCTCAGGAACTATGGGTACGTGTTAAAGAGTACGATCAATCTGGCTATGTAATGAGTGTAATCTGTGTCTGGGATTCGTTTACTAACTTTGTGTGCATATTGCAGGTGGAGCTTGTGGATATGGGGATCTATATTCGGCAGGGTATGGGACTAGGACTGCGGCTTTGAGTACTGCTTTGTTCAACAATGGAGCTTCATGCGGGCAATGCTATAGGATCATCTGTGACTATGCATCAGATTCCAAATGGTGCATTAAGGGAGCATCCGTGACTATTACGGCAACCAACTTTTGTCCTCCTAATTATGATCTACCCAGCAACAACGGAGGCTGGTGCAACCCTCCCCTTCAGCATTTCGACATGGCTCAGCCTTCTTGGGAGAAGATTGGAATCTACAAGGGCGGCATCGTTCCCGTCTTGTTCCAAAGGTAAAAATAATATCACACTTTAGCTTCTCAAATCAAATAACGGTTGATTGTAATTTGTGTAACGGAATTTTGATCATGCGTTACAGGGTTCCATGTAAGAAGCATGGAGGAGTAAGGTTCGCCATTAATGGGAGGGACTACTTTGAGCTTGTTCTGATTAGCAATGTGGGAGGTGCAGGATCTATTAAATCTGCCTACATCAAAGGATCGAAAACCAATTGGATGGCAATGTCAAGAAATTGGGGAGCTAATTGGCAGTCCAATGCCTACCTCAATGGCCAGTCTCTGTCCTTCAAACTCACCTCCACCGATGGAGTAACTAAAATCTTTACTAACGTTGTGCCTTCAAGTTGGAAATTTGGCCAAACCTTCTCCAGTTCAGTACAATTTTCTTAAGCACTGAGCTTTGCTGGGTTTCGGATTTGGTTGATATTTGGAAAGCAGCAGAGGCGTGCTTAATATATTTTACTTGAGCAGCCCGCCATATTTATTTGCGTCAGTTGTCATATGATTTATCAGGTGCATTTCGAGCAAACCTCATCAACTATGGATGTTGTTATCTGTtatacaactaaataagaagcgCGGTAAAGATGCAGCTCCAGCTTCAACGTGTAGAAATATTGTTTACTTTTTGCTACAATTTATAATGTTACATATAAAGACATGAATCTCAATTGTAATAGTTACTGTGTTAGGAGATCATATTACCATATGAAATATCATTTTGCACAACGTCATATGTTATTCTGACTAGAATGCATCCAGCCAGGTAAAACGCATTTTTAGAATGACAACACATTTTGTAAATGCAAAACAAATTTCCATTCGGATTCAATGACTTTAATGTCTGATAGAACGCATTACCTCTTTGTTGCATTTTTTGAATGATCAAACGCATCTAGTCTGGTAGAACACATCTTTAGAATGATCAAATGGATCTAGTCTAGTCAAACACATATTCTAAATGATGGAATACATTTTGTGAATGCAGCACGAAAATCTTTTTGAAGCGAACGATGTTTTCAGGTTTGGTagaacatatttttagaatatgCAGAACGAATATTATTTCGAATAGAACGAATTTCATATCATGTCTAGTAGAACACAGTTTTTAAAATGATAAAACACATTTTATGAATGCAAATAGAATATTCTCTCGGATTATCTGAATTGATAGAACACATCTAGTTTTTATGAATGAATGCAGAAAAAAATTGCTTTCGGATATAATGAATTATTGGACTATTACTTAATACTTATTGATATTTACCAATATTTCTGATTGAA from Argentina anserina chromosome 2, drPotAnse1.1, whole genome shotgun sequence carries:
- the LOC126784330 gene encoding E3 ubiquitin-protein ligase ATL23, translated to MSAVFVVYICLLWFAANTQSAVVPALPVKQVPENGLSASDLEKLPKAYGKELVRGTECAVCLDEIEAEQPARVIPGCNHGFHLQCADTWLSHSSICPVCRAKLDCRPKLEPVQIIIIASSDESPC
- the LOC126782114 gene encoding uncharacterized protein LOC126782114 — encoded protein: MQEAKHNIVILQTASLLLLVLVLNGCAQTLPPAKYDGFLYEHGRGDPDSILIEAFFDPVCPDSRDSWPPLKQALAFYGPHVALVVHLLPLPYHDNAFVASRALHIVNKLKPSATFSLLEWFFKNQERYYNAQTRNMSRASIVDDLVKQLTAVIGNSYHSSLESGFTDRKTDLTTRVSFKYSTSRGVYGTPFFYVNGFVLPDAGNARDFNGWKKVLDPLVAAPKKQETLHFFL
- the LOC126782113 gene encoding uncharacterized protein LOC126782113, translated to MDRYQRVEKPKAETPIDENEIRITSQGRMRNYITYAMTLLQDKGSDEIVFKAMGRAINKTVTIVELIKRRIVGLHQYTTIGSTDITDTWEPLEEGLLPLETTRHVSMIVITLSKKEVNKSTIGYQPPLPAELVKASAEIDYEGEDSPSGRGRGRGRGRGRGRGRFRGNNGFVPEYDDGGYDRSGGDFRGRGRGRGRSFRGRGRGGYNGPQADVQQDGGYNEEAPPQGGRGRGRGGYRGRGRGGYRSNGPIQVAA
- the LOC126782111 gene encoding expansin-A11, with the translated sequence MEAMAKLVSALAILLSVSTYVHGFTASGFTRGHATFYGGSDASGTMGGACGYGDLYSAGYGTRTAALSTALFNNGASCGQCYRIICDYASDSKWCIKGASVTITATNFCPPNYDLPSNNGGWCNPPLQHFDMAQPSWEKIGIYKGGIVPVLFQRVPCKKHGGVRFAINGRDYFELVLISNVGGAGSIKSAYIKGSKTNWMAMSRNWGANWQSNAYLNGQSLSFKLTSTDGVTKIFTNVVPSSWKFGQTFSSSVQFS